The sequence GAACAGCTATACTtggttcaaaaaatataaaaaatcatccAAACTAACATGTGAACACTCTTATATCACATAAATTCTATTTCGTTAGActgaaatatttaattataaatgggcacttattgttgttttgatttctcaaaaataataaataaaaaatagaaagccGTTTCATTCAAGTGgatgtattaaaaaatttaaaaggggTGAATTAGTCATTTAAATAGGTAATAGGAATTTAGGATATCTAGAAGAAAAATTCATTTTCGCTTGCAATTagtctatatatatagaaatatatatttcttttttattttcctaatatataTAGAAATCTCCTTAAATAATTGCTTAGtttgacaaaataaaaaaaaaaaataattgcttTAGTAGTTACTCCAACTACTTTTAAGgtagttataaaaaatattgttatatattatttttaaatgttatATAACATTTTTATAAAAACGTATGTTTATTGTCTTTTTAAggtagttatatatataaactattttTAAGGTATGTTTATTGTCTTTTTcttaaatgttatttaatattttctGCTAAAAAATTGTTATATAATATTTCCATAAGTATTgttttatctttatcttttcttGTTTTAGGAAAAAGTATTGTCTttccattttatttattttgctggaacaaaaataaataaaatacatgatAAAGCTatttcaaaataccatttctaGTTTTTTgttgaattaaaaaagaaaaaaaaaagaaagaaaaaccatTTCTGGTTACACCACAAGTGGTTCagcattattttttcttttttcttttttaagaatTAGTGATTATGTCTTATCTTGTTTGTAGTATCCAAAAAAGACTACATTgtatactaattaatataaatgaATTTTAAAGatattaggaaaaaaaaaagaattttaaagtttgtaAATTGTAAAAATAGATGTACACCACCCCTAACTATTACTTTACTCATCCTTTTATGATAATTACTAATTAGTATAATGCATTAGGATTAGTGGTGAATTCATATAACATTACTATTTACTATAATCACCTCCCAATTCTTCACTCCTTGTGCATTCATAATCAAAACATAATTGTTGATAGGTTCAAATTGAAAAATCATATTTAAGGTTGCGTTTGGTTGGAAGTAATAAAATGAAATGGAATAGAAATAAAacaagttttataattttattccattcctttgtttggttagATTAGTATTGGAATATCATTCTAATGGAATGACCTTTCCACCATTTTAGTAGAAtaattattccattttaaaatggaaggaaagaccattctaatgtaagatttgaaaaaatttaataatttttttatcaaatttttttatgctttttaaattttattccattctattcctatttcaattctcaTTTTCAAtcctattcttatattttcattcatCCCAACCAAACGTCACCTTAATTTTTTCTTATGATCTTCATAAATAttgaaaatcaaaaataatttatagaaagacccatttttttatttagacataattttttttttttttttatgaatgctTCAAACCCATCCGTATTAGACTCAtttttaactaaaatacatAGCAAGGTAAGCATATGGATTCCACGTGTCAAGGGGGGAACCTACTCGTGGAGAGATTATTATTGCTTTGCACCCGGACTCCCTGAGCAAGGGTGCACTTGGGAGTAGGCCCCCCATATCAAGATAAATGATTAAGTAGATCTTTAACTATCCAAGAGGCACTAAGCGCTCGGATCACAAGTTCTCCGGGACTCCATCATTAAAGCAGGTCACTGTACATGACTCCATCATCAAGTGATGACTATACACTATCACATCAACCGCACATGGAATAAATTTTGTATCACTAAACTCTTACAATGAAAGTTGAGTAGCACCTAGAGAAGGGAGATGAaccttttttcttccttttgactctttctttttcctataaatacttagaattgtaataggaaaaaaaattttTGGACTTACACACAAGGGTGGGCTTTCAGACTAACTTAAATATTCTTTGATCAAGAGAACATTCTctccataaataaaaatgactCGTGCACTACAGTTCATTAATACTGGAATCACGTAAAAAATCTATTCTTTATTTTTCGTAATCATCTTTACTCATACTTATTTAATGGTTACTGAAAAATTTTGGTCAACCGTCCTTATTTTAGACGAGAGTAGCTTGACTCATGCATAACATAAAGAATATATACAACTAAACTTTGGAAGAGTTCAAAACAaccatattatattaatttagaatGCCAAAGCCAAAATCCCTATCATCTTATTCAAAGATGATAGGCACAATTGGTACTAAACTTTGGAAGAGTTCAAAACAACCATATTATATTAACTTAGAATGCCAAAGCCAAAATCCCTAACATCCTATCCAAAGATGATAGGCACAATTGCTACTTCTATTACTAATTCTTTTGGCTCAACAGCCATCCAcaccttttttattttcttaaggaCAATAATACCTAATCATAAATAGTTTGGCATggcaacaaaatattttttttttcttaatgaaaGTCAATAATGTTAGGACTTGTTAATGCTAATTGTTTGTAGACTTATTTAAGTTttacattatatttttaataaaaaaaattattttttaaattttcgccATTAACCCATAAAAACTTTAAGTAGCGTTTGGTTGGAAATagtgaaatgaaatgaaatataaaagaaacaatTTCTATTTCATTCATTTATTTCAACCAAAATATAATGTttagttggaggtaatgaaatagaatggaaatgaaaggaaacaatttttgttcttttgtttggttgcatattaaagtattagaatttaaaatactttttccaccattttagtggaatgaatattctattttgaaatggaaggaaaaattattccaatgtatgatgagaaaaaatttaataattttttttatcaattttttttatgcattttaaattttatttcattctatTCATATTCCGATTTCCATTttcattctcattctcattcctatgtcttcattctcattctcattcctatGTCTTCATTCTCATTCCTATATCTTCATTGCTTCCAACCAAATACCACCTtagaatttgttttattatggTAAAATATTTACTTTCTAATCCTTCccaaaatgaaataataaataaatacatgcACATAGCCTCTTTGAACAAATGGAAACCGTTcgtttatatatacaaaaaaatatacGTTAAAAAAAAGGTCAAATACAGAATCAGAGCCGTTGGATGAGCAAAGAGTGACACAACCTTcagccatatatatatatctgtcTCTATTCTCTAATCTTCTCAGACTCAGCTCAAGAGCTTCACCCTCCTAAATTAATTTtgctatttattttttaattttattttcctcTTTGTCACCACCACAGCCGCCgactcatatacatatatacatatatttatagagagagagagagagaagtgcaGGGATATGGGTATGGTAGGGAGGAGAGATATCGACGATCTTCCGAAGAACGCCGCCAATTACACGGCGTTGACTCCGCTCTGGTTTCTGGAGAGAGCGGCGACCATACATCCAACTAGAGACTCAGTGGTCCATGGATCTCGACGCTACACCTGGCTTCAGACGTATCGTCGATGCCGCCAGTTTGCCTCTGCTCTCACCACTCATTCCATCGCCCTCGGAAGCACGGTACTACTTCTTTTTTACTTACCTACTTACTTAATCCTTTTGCTAAATCTGTTTGGTTGCCGAGAAACCGGGCGCCGTACTTAAGTTTCGGTTGAATCATTCATACTCAAAAGATTGGCATGTTGTAAAGTTATATATGATTTAATCCGTGTGGGACAAGACAATACATACTGATTGTGCTCACCTCAGCTGAGGTGAGCTGATGAATGAGTCATGTTATTGactttttcaattttgtaaTATGTCATTtctacatttatttattttaatttgaatttttcataatttgtatggacaaaaaaaataataataataataacgtaGTTCGTTTCTTGATTCTCTCGGAATGTTATGGTTACACAACAGTAAAAGAATCTTACTTTATAGTTGACTTTAATTATTTTGGGTGCTAGGACTGCGTGTTGAAACCTGAGATTATGGCGAAAAAGAATGTAATTAATGAAATTATGGGTTTGGTTCTGTTTTACTTTGTATATCAGTGAAGTAATTGATACTGAATAATGAAATGTACTGAAGAAGAGATTGTTTGAAATGCGTGTGTAGATACCCATATACACATGTATGcagtatgtatgtatataatttataaatgttACTAAGAACTAAGAAGCCTTTAGTTGTTGGTTTCCTCTTTCATTGAGTTTATAATGTCAGGTATATGGGTATATTGAACTTTGGATATTGCAGGAGCACATTATAGAAGTAAGATGTAATAACAAAGataattaagaaaaacataTGATCAGAATAGTTGGGTGAAATCTTCATTTGTTATTCAAGCTTTCCGCTTTCGTGCTGGAATGACAGACTACGTCTCTAAACCAAGGCAGGCTAGTGATTAGAGTGAAGTGATAGATTATTGGTTTTTTTGTTTCATTTCTTTCACACCAGAAAAGAACTATGTTTCATAGAAACTTAGACATGGAAATcttattttgttatattttcttTCCCTGTAGCATCAATATAGTTGGAACTAGTAACTAGAGCGAAGTGATAGCAGGGTATAGCTTATGCAAAAGAGTTACTACTTGTTGGTATTTTCGTTTGTTGAGAattatggggttccatctcaaaatcaattggcaatggtagagtagcccatgttcttatatatgacttaattttctaccatttattccatgtgggacaatgttcacaatattgtttcattttttttacacCAGAAAAGAACCACGTTTCAGAGAGAAACTTGGAAATGGAAATCTACTTTGTTATATATCTTCCCCTAAAGCATCAATATATTAGGAGCAGAAGAAGATGAACTATGTCTCTAAACCAAGGCAGGGCTAGTGACTAGAGTGAAGTGATAGCACTAGCAGGGTAGCTTTTTCAGAGAGAGTTAGTGcttgttgttattattgtttCATTTCAATCACACCAGAAAGGTACTATGTTTCAGAGAAACTTGGAAATGGAAGTCCTTTTTTGTCATAGCTTCTTGTTTCTCTACAGCATCAGTAATTTATTTAACAGAATTTGAAGTATTTGCAAATTTTACCTTTGATGTTTTAGCAGGTTCCCACCATTATTTGATTCATTTCTGCAATTTATGTATCTACGTTTGCTGATAATGTATAAATTTGCTGtctgattttatttatattcaACAGGTAGCTGTAATTGCTCCAAATATCCCTGCACTTTATGAAGCACATTTTGGTGTACCAATGGCAGGGGCAGTTTTGAATGCTGTGAACATCCGTTTAAATGCATCAACCATTGGTTTCCTTTTGGGTCATTCATTAGCTGCGGCTGTGATAGTAGATCAGGAGTTTTTCCCCTTGGCTGAGGAAGCTTTGAAAATCTTAGCAGAGGAAAGAAAAAGTCATTACAAGCCTCCACTTCTAGTTGTAATAGGTGATGAAAGCTGTGATCCTAAGAATCTTGAATATGCTTTGAAGAGAGGAGCCATTGAATATGAGAAATTTCTTGAAGGGGGTGACCCTGAATTTTCTTGGGAACCACCAGAGGATGAGTGGCAAAGCATTGCTTTGGGTTACACTTCTGGTACGACAGCAAGCCCCAAGGGGGTGGTATTGAGTCACCGTGGATCATATCTGATGTCTTTGAGTGCTGCTGTTGTTTGGGGGATGAATGAAGGAGCTATATACTTATGGACTCTACCCATGTTTCATTGCAACGGTTGGTGTTACACTTGGGGTATGGCTGCTATGTGTGGTACAAACATATGTCTACGACAGGTAAAAGAAATGATCTATACTTCTTACttacataatatattttagaCACGAACCTTTCttcattttgtttttgtttcatCTTTGCAGGTTACAGCAAAGGGTGTCTATTCCGCCATAGCCGAGTATGGTGTTACTCACTTTTGTGCTGCTCCTGTGGTACTCAACACCATAGTGAATGCCCCAGCAGAGGATGCTATCCTTCCTCTCCCTCATCTTGTACATGTCATGACCGCTGGTGCTGCTCCACCTCCATCAGTTCTCTTTGCAATGTCCGAAAAAGGCTTCAAGGTTGCCCACACTTATGGTCTCTCTGAAACTTATGGTCCTTCCACAATATGTGCATGGAAGCCAGAATGGGATTCACTTCCTCCTATCAAACAAGCTCGACTGAATGCACGCCAAGGTGTTCGATACATTGCATTGGAGGGCCTCGATGTGGTCGATACCAAAACAATGAAGTCTGTCCCTGCTGATGGAACTACTATGGGAGAGATTGTTATGAGAGGAAATGCTGTGATGAAGGGTTACTTAAAGAATCCAAAAGCTAACAAAGAATCTTTCGCTAATGGTTGGTTTCATTCAGGTGATCTAGCTGTAAAACATCCAGATGGGTACATAGAAATCAAAGACAGATCAAAGGACATCATTATCTCAGGAGGTGAGAATATAAGTAGCTTGGAGGTTGAGAACACTCTGTATTTGCACCCTGCAGTGTTGGAAGTATCTGTTGTGGCCAGGCCCGATGAGCGTTGGGGAGAGTCCCCATGTGCTTTTGTAACATTAAAGCCCAATATCGACAATTCCAACGAACAAGGTTTGGCTGAAGATATCATTAAGTTTTGCAGGTCCAAAATGCCTGCTTATTGGGTCCCAAAATCAGTTGTTTTTGGACCATTGCCAAAGACAGCCACTGGTAAGATACAAAAGCATGTACTAAGGACCAAGGCCAAAGAGATGGGGGCCCTTAAGAAGAGTAAGTTATAAGttagatatatttattatttactatatatatatgtatgatgcTGACTGATCAGATCAATAAAGATatgcttcttcttcttattcatATACTTCTCTatatgaaggaaaaaaaaaaggaaagcttTTAGTTTGAGATTTGGGACTGTTCTCCACATCTCATTCCAATGTTTctgtctttattattattattattgttatattacTTGGTTCAGACGGAAGTGAAAGCATTAGTGGGGCCAAATGTGGTTTCATTATATGATGACCAATGACCATGATGATTATCCACTTTCCCAGTCATATATAACACATTAGCATTACCAGAAAGTATAATACCAATCAAGTATTAAAATCTTACATGTTCAATCAATTTGATAACtatatattatgtaatattcctcactatttattcACAAGATGAAAATCACTGTTTCATTTTCCAAACATATGATAATTATCCAATTTATTGCTTTTGCTTGCTTGCCTGCCAAATGGGTTTGGGGCCAGGCATATTAGGCCGTGTAAGCTTTAACAAAACatttttaatatcatttttctcttttttgtttgtgttttgtcaACATAAATTACGATTTGACTTCTTTCTTGTGATTTTTAAAGACCTCTTTTCTTGTACTACTTTTATGTACCAAATGCCAATCATCGAGGGTTGGGGAGACAATACTAGGCCTACTAAGGAATCtatcttttttcttaattacGTACACTAATCATCTTCTCATTATAAACCTTTTCTTTGCTTTTACAACTTTTTTTAATTCCTTTTTTACATTGTGGACATATAGAAAAGGACATATTTCAATGCCTCAGTGATCATCATCAGTAAAGTATTCCAATTCCAAGGCAAAACATCCTGAAATcatattattcattttctagGGAAGAAAGATTGAGCTTCACTATGCTCCATTTCATAACAATAAGAGCAAAAACCATGGGAAATGAATACCCATGCATGAACATTATTCATTACTAAAAACCAAGTAATGACAATCACCAATCTGAGATGATTGTTTGTGTGGTGTTTCTGGTCCATGCAAAttaatgaatgaaaaaaaaaaccataacaATTTTGATCACTACTATCAGatctttctatatatatatacttgtcaTGTGTATATGAGATGGAAATACATTTTCATATCATGATCAACCAATGAACGACATAATCATataatgtcttttttttttgagtggCTAGCTTTCTAATATGTTTTGGGAGGGCATACATACTATGTGACTTAAATTCGAAGGGATTTCTAAGGTAGCAAAAATATCTAGCTAGAAGAGGATAAGAGTGGCTTTATGAGctcttaattaaatatacatttatatacatatatataataataatatattatacacaAGCTACTTGACTCTACTTAGTTGCGTTTGCATTTTGTTTATTTAAGGATAAGAACACAAGGGCCAATCACTATCTTCATCACCATGCTCATGTTGAGGCCTAAATTAGCTTATCATCCACAAAGGTTGGTCTCATCCATGCAATTTGatcttttaatattaatttattttatttataaaactttttttttctcttttatggGTTATATTTGTACTcatccaaaaaaatatatataaataaaaaaaactcaaagTAGTCAAAAATTGTGATAATAGAGGATTAGTTGGGGTCCATCTCCATCTCATACACACTCATTCATGGCCCTAACTAGTTAAGTCAAGCCTTCTTTGgcttacaattaattaaattccaACCAAtcatgtttttcaaaaatacaatttattgTTGCTCACATTAATTACTAGTCTGTCTTTTATGTCATTTCCTTGCCCAAACCCAACTAACTACCCTACTCTACTCTTTCTTCTAAATCATTGCTTGTAAAGaaagaatatataaatatagtttgTTGGCTTGGCCACAGGGACGGAGGGACTTTAGCCCATATGTGGGCtaaagccctcactcaaatataaacatcaaattttttatatgtagatatatacatatattaattcacttTGCTCAATTTATTAAAGTCCAATTCACAAAAGCCCTCACTAAATATCTTAATCATGATTCATGAGCCTACTCTTATTCTAATCAAGCCCATTTAAAAAGTAgtccaatacaaataataaaaaaaaataatactttattaaaaaataaattaatatcattgacaatattttattttatttttgtcaatagtattattttattttgttgaagatgaaaatttgaaagatacatttatcattatttttattagttttgacttaatatttattcaagcccTCACTCAACTAAATTTCTAGCTTCGTCACTGCTTGGCCATGACCTTAAAGCAAAAAACCAAAAACTTGATATTATTGAATTGTTACACACTATCTTATTTCATATCACCTTTagatacaataattaatatcaTTTTCCTATAATAAGATATCTATATATACGTACTTtttgtatagaaaaaaaatatatttatcccAATTGCATAAATTATAAATcattattattcttatatagtgACTAACATATAGAATTTTTGTTATGTGTCAAGTTTTTTATtgcataaattttaaatttttatgttaCATTTTGacttttatattgttatttatatataaacttaTTACTTATTATTATGTTAAATATAAATActttcaaaaataaaagtgaaaaacTTATACAAAcgatttggtttggtttggaatTATGCTAAAACTATAGTTTCAAACCAAACTAAAATATTCTTAATGGTTTCGTTAGCTTTAGtttaattacaagtttattGGTCTGATTTTGTTtctaatacttaaaaaattattatacttGTTtcgtttaaaaaatataaaaaaatcggACCAGAACAATCTGTGAACACTTCTAATGTTTTGATaaataaattagaattaattaattattttcatggttttagatacaaaaattaattttgatgaaaataatagttttttttttttgatttggaTGAAAATAATAGTTAATTTATCTAATGTTATGTCTTTCTTTTCGAATTTGGTGCACAAGTTATGGTGGTACTGGTTGGTGTGTATGTGTCATTTTAAAGGTGTCACATCACATACCAATAAAGAGTTTTGGTAATATTATAATAAGGAGTTTctgttttaattttctttagctattgaaaaatttattttgtttagaCACCATTTtcataacaattttatttttgttttaaactGTGGAAGATgttcaataaataacaaaattaggGGTTAAAAACAGTGACAAAATCAGAAAAGTACCAACACATTTCTTACCTAAATAATAGAGGTTAAAACTTATCTGGTGACAAAATCATAAAAAGTGCTACACACAACACCTTCTTTTTATATGAcatttttcatataattaatatatatatatttttgataaataatataatattaatataattaatatatatattatattaatataattaatatttgctAGTTGCAATGCAACACCTTCATTTTTAGttgcaatttaatttaatttagtttataggtttttattttttattttttatatcaataataaagttaggttataaaatattactaaatataattttttatgtatataatgATTGGAGGGAGGaaccaacttttttttttgcatgagtgagatttttttttttttttttttttttttgataatttgattagaatcactcatgaatttacgccGCAGACGTCCGCTACTggcgctggaacctcctcgaaccaggatatctcatcgtctaaccgcagagcatgctttgccaaactATGGGCCGCTAAATATCCAAAGCGAACCACATAGGATAAAAGTGCCccagaaatttagacaataaaactATAACATTTTCAAATACCGCTCCTAGCTCATtgaaatacatataaaaaaagcAGAAAACCAGAATAAAACTTTTACtagaaaattatcaaattgACTAGAATCTACCAAACAACAAGATCTAA is a genomic window of Cannabis sativa cultivar Pink pepper isolate KNU-18-1 chromosome 9, ASM2916894v1, whole genome shotgun sequence containing:
- the LOC115724162 gene encoding acetate--CoA ligase CCL3; the encoded protein is MGMVGRRDIDDLPKNAANYTALTPLWFLERAATIHPTRDSVVHGSRRYTWLQTYRRCRQFASALTTHSIALGSTVAVIAPNIPALYEAHFGVPMAGAVLNAVNIRLNASTIGFLLGHSLAAAVIVDQEFFPLAEEALKILAEERKSHYKPPLLVVIGDESCDPKNLEYALKRGAIEYEKFLEGGDPEFSWEPPEDEWQSIALGYTSGTTASPKGVVLSHRGSYLMSLSAAVVWGMNEGAIYLWTLPMFHCNGWCYTWGMAAMCGTNICLRQVTAKGVYSAIAEYGVTHFCAAPVVLNTIVNAPAEDAILPLPHLVHVMTAGAAPPPSVLFAMSEKGFKVAHTYGLSETYGPSTICAWKPEWDSLPPIKQARLNARQGVRYIALEGLDVVDTKTMKSVPADGTTMGEIVMRGNAVMKGYLKNPKANKESFANGWFHSGDLAVKHPDGYIEIKDRSKDIIISGGENISSLEVENTLYLHPAVLEVSVVARPDERWGESPCAFVTLKPNIDNSNEQGLAEDIIKFCRSKMPAYWVPKSVVFGPLPKTATGKIQKHVLRTKAKEMGALKKSKL